A single window of Carassius auratus strain Wakin chromosome 9, ASM336829v1, whole genome shotgun sequence DNA harbors:
- the LOC113108724 gene encoding uncharacterized protein LOC113108724 produces MANECTYSAQYDTDDTFRSTERAGYVNGGRASVASSAFFEVIGGSLYRRKLEKGFVQYREVLAEDKRLQSIATFHEKGPCKSHHTLEDTYRLVAEHYWWEGMYFQVRDYVFGCEECQRSQSERSVCSDVGLITRIVESHSHQVLSKLNSQREAGLFCDITLKTGGGQSFVAHKAVLAAVSEYFQELFTEMDSTTDPQSHVDLTGFSEQSLLALLEFSYTSTLNLNLDSLTEVCAMARHLRMWPALEACSAIKRERETFQLSSRMHNSPVEPNSSGSGPFRRDQSSNSEGKVGVKRRRVDEEGEGSGSSWNIQAKHREHNVDKLTDESETETSNPQLRCQVPSSFQVEENCFPCSPNRRMKLMDFKSPSCKKKSSSRPASSIISTSPCTSTRSSSPSRRLLRSSPGAALALRRLLPKIDLSTKRKRKSSSYRSYKPQCEFSVTPFQSQANFLTRVTSVKVKDEDVEEEVSNTVPQDEVQSPRAQEKYRLLSFLGLQRKSLAPGPEELSGWGQKKRLRKLKVSDYSLTARRKPRAQDVPLSFGTSLGVLAAVNPTLSLCDMSRMDLINRPVKVETWNQERPKRKRHDPVGQAGQPIARATRSRSLLQKESSSTDRPLRSNNRNEDKAPSHPARRGRVPAHNASSPSKSTMLRIKQESSESAILQPIHRRNTAYNPQGTSPKSTGRRGRPPADRTVRVATTKLQHTKRHKPGRPQIDKPKSLKQIESKTKCNHATRMPHAKHSRTERGTQVKENRKIKERSNRKESPEVPYAIVNWDTSNHQQLHSHPLYKSIKEEPADPLPLTQPFPISDSSDLGKRQSKPPIKLLDQGFLFGFCQSQSGIKREEENVNIYLTHGNSSHCDSSPGMVRRDRVRARIMPDRTGLNGPHWSGLGSRHSPFSQRTGVRVKTERDETGMSQGSQVKQVSRLPQVSKSSCKVKKEPTKTKNVNKLPPLSSQRSVLLESTGRARLKKKKGPHSQATSGPHACLECRASYRDCDALIMHRIRHIEGKHWPCPLCSKTFFRQRNVRNHIRTHNPKIYKCRQCIAGKKPQD; encoded by the exons ATGGCAAATGAATGCACCTACAGTGCTCAGTATGACACTGATGACACCTTTCGCAGCACTGAACGCGCGGGATATGTGAACGGCGGCCGCGCGTCCGTCGCGTCTTCTGCCTTCTTCGAGGTCATCGGCGGCTCTCTTTACCGCAGAAAGTTGGAGAAGGGTTTCGTCCAGTACCGGGAGGTGCTGGCTGAAGATAAGCGACTCCAGTCCATAGCCACCTTCCACGAGAAAGGACCATGCAAGTCGCACCACACCCTGGAGGACACATACAGACTGGTGGCAGAACACTATTGGTGGGAAG GAATGTATTTTCAAGTCAGAGACTATGTCTTTGGCTGTGAGGAATGTCAACGCAGTCAGTCTGAGAGATCAGTG TGTTCTGATGTGGGACTTATCACCAGGATTGTGGAATCACATAGTCATCAAGTTTTAAGTAAGCTCAATAGCCAACGGGAAGCAGGGCTCTTCTGTGATATCACACTGAAAACTGGTGGTGGCCAGTCTTTCGTCGCCCACAAAGCAGTCCTTGCAGCAGTGAGCGAGTACTTCCAGGAGTTATTTACTGAAATGGATTCAACTACTGATCCCCAGTCACATGTTGACCTCACAG GCTTCAGTGAGCAGAGTTTGCTTGCTTTACTTGAGTTCTCATACACTTCCACCCTCAATCTGAATTTGGACAGCTTGACAGAGGTTTGTGCCATGGCCCGCCATTTACGCATGTGGCCTGCCCTGGAGGCTTGCTCTGCCATCAAAAGGGAGCGAGAGACTTTTCAGTTAAGTTCCAGAATGCATAATTCTCCAGTGGAACCAAATAGTTCAGGGTCTGGGCCTTTCAGACGAGACCAGTCCTCAAATTCAGAAGGGAAAGTGGGAGTCAAGAGGAGAAGAGTGGATGAGGAAGGAGAAGGCTCTGGGTCTTCCTGGAACATTCAAGCAAAGCACAGAGAGCACAATGTTGATAAGCTCACAGACGAATCTGAAACAGAAACCTCAAACCCTCAGTTGCGATGCCAAGTCCCCTCCAGTTTTCAGGTGGAGGAAAATTGCTTTCCATGCAGCCCAAATCGCAGAATGAAGCTCATGGACTTCAAATCCCCATCCTGCAAGAAAAAATCGTCCTCCCGTCCCGCGTCTTCAATCATCTCAACATCTCCTTGCACCTCTACTCGTTCTTCCTCTCCATCACGCCGTCTGCTTCGTTCTTCACCTGGCGCTGCACTTGCTTTGCGCAGACTCCTGCCCAAAATTGACCTTTCCACCAAGAGAAAGAGGAAGTCCTCTTCCTACCGGTCATACAAGCCCCAGTGTGAATTCTCAGTGACTCCGTTCCAATCTCAGGCAAATTTTTTGACCCGTGTTACCTCAGTAAAGGTAAAGGACGAGGATGTGGAGGAGGAAGTATCTAACACCGTCCCTCAGGATGAGGTGCAAAGCCCACGTGCTCAGGAGAAATACCGTCTTCTTAGCTTCCTTGGCTTGCAGAGGAAATCCCTGGCGCCTGGTCCAGAGGAACTTTCCGGCTGGGGGCAGAAAAAACGGCTTAGGAAGTTAAAAGTCAGTGATTATTCACTAACAGCCCGACGTAAACCTCGTGCACAGGATGTCCCATTGAGTTTCGGAACTAGTTTAGGAGTGCTTGCTGCCGTTAATCCCACTTTGTCCCTCTGTGACATGAGCAGAATGGACTTGATAAACAGACCAGTGAAAGTAGAAACTTGGAACCAAGAAAGGCCCAAAAGGAAAAGACATGATCCTGTAGGGCAAGCTGGGCAGCCAATTGCAAGAGCTACTCGAAGTAGGTCATTGTTGCAGAAAGAGTCCAGTTCAACGGATCGACCACTCAGAAGCAACAACAGAAATGAAGATAAAGCACCTTCCCACCCTGCACGAAGAGGTAGAGTACCAGCACACAATGCCTCTTCTCCTTCAAAAAGCACTATGCTCAGGATAAAACAGGAATCTTCAGAAAGTGCCATCCTGCAACCTATTCATCGTCGCAATACTGCCTACAACCCCCAGGGAACTTCACCTAAATCAACAGGACGTAGGGGTCGCCCACCAGCAGATCGCACAGTAAGGGTAGCTACAACAAAGTTGCAGCACACAAAGCGACACAAACCTGGGCGCCCTCAAATAGACAAACCTAAGAGCTTAAAACAAatagaaagcaaaacaaaatgcaaCCATGCAACAAGAATGCCACATGCAAAGCACAGCAGAACTGAAAGAGGAACACAGGTGAAGGAAAACAGAAAAATTAAGGAACGCAGTAACAGAAAAGAGAGTCCTGAAGTTCCATATGCCATTGTGAACTGGGATACTTCCAACCATCAGCAACTTCACAGCCATCCCCTTTACAAATCTATAAAGGAAGAGCCAGCGGACCCTTTGCCCCTTACCCAGCCATTTCCAATCAGCGACTCCTCGGACCTGGGCAAGCGTCAGAGCAAACCACCCATCAAACTGTTGGATCAAGGCTTCCTTTTCGGCTTCTGTCAGTCACAAAGTGGTATTAAACGGGAGGAGGAGAACGTGAACATCTACCTAACTCATGGAAATAGTTCCCATTGCGATTCATCACCTGGCATGGTTAGAAGAGATCGGGTGAGGGCCAGGATAATGCCAGACCGGACCGGGCTAAATGGGCCTCACTGGTCTGGACTTGGCAGCAGGCACTCACCCTTTTCCCAAAGGACTGGTGTCCGAGTTAAGACCGAGAGAGATGAAACAGGAATGTCCCAAGGGTCACAGGTTAAACAAGTTTCTAGACTCCCCCAAGTCAGCAAGAGTAGCTGTAAAGTCAAGAAAGAACCTACAAAGACAAAG AATGTAAATAAGCTGCCTCCTCTGAGCAGTCAGCGTTCCGTCCTACTGGAATCCACCGGACGGGCacgtctgaaaaaaaagaagggtCCTCACAGTCAGGCCACCAGTGGACCACACGCTTGCCTGGAGTGCAGAGCCTCCTATAGGGACTGTGATGCTCTTATTATGCATCGGATCAGGCACATTGAAGGAAAACACTGGCCCTGTCCG TTGTGCAGCAAAACTTTCTTCAGACAGAGAAATGTGAGGAATCACATAAGGACACATAATCCCAAGATCTACAAATGCCGCCAGTGCATCGCTG GTAAAAAGCCACAGGATTAA